A window of the Streptomyces griseochromogenes genome harbors these coding sequences:
- a CDS encoding fibronectin type III-like domain-contianing protein has product MVQLYVTDNQASVSLPYIRLRGVRKVRAEPGERVTVGFGITAGRDLTLVDERLRTVVEPGTFEIKIGSSSARIHLGATLTVT; this is encoded by the coding sequence GTGGTCCAGCTGTATGTCACCGACAACCAGGCGTCGGTGTCGCTGCCGTACATCCGGCTGCGCGGGGTACGAAAGGTTCGTGCGGAGCCCGGTGAACGGGTCACGGTCGGCTTCGGCATCACGGCGGGCCGGGATCTCACCCTGGTGGACGAACGACTGCGCACCGTCGTGGAGCCGGGAACCTTCGAGATCAAGATCGGGAGCTCCTCGGCGCGCATCCATCTCGGAGCGACCCTCACCGTCACCTGA
- a CDS encoding glycoside hydrolase family 3 protein, with the protein MRGGAGWCAAARESLVLLENDKELLPLSRDRVRTLALIGPLADDGLNLLGEYNAFPTLHPVPSIREALQELVGDDVRIVHVRGCDITGDDASGLAAARAAARQADAAVVVVGERTRGGYFSPDRTDGELKDSATLELTGLQERLLKEVRATGTPTAAVVVTGRALAPRWAAAHLPALLIAWLPGEAGGCPYDFGQGVIGVGGW; encoded by the coding sequence GTGCGGGGCGGAGCCGGGTGGTGCGCGGCCGCCCGGGAGTCCCTCGTCCTCCTCGAGAACGACAAGGAGCTGCTGCCACTGTCCCGCGACCGGGTGCGCACGCTCGCTCTGATCGGCCCCCTCGCGGACGACGGGCTGAACCTGCTGGGCGAGTACAACGCCTTCCCCACCCTGCATCCGGTTCCCTCGATCCGCGAAGCGCTCCAGGAACTGGTGGGCGACGACGTACGGATCGTGCACGTCCGTGGCTGCGACATCACCGGGGACGACGCCTCCGGCCTGGCGGCGGCCCGTGCGGCGGCGCGGCAGGCGGACGCGGCGGTCGTGGTGGTCGGCGAACGGACCAGGGGCGGCTACTTCTCTCCCGACCGTACCGACGGCGAACTGAAGGACAGCGCCACGCTGGAGCTGACCGGCCTCCAGGAGAGGCTCCTGAAAGAGGTCCGCGCGACCGGTACGCCGACCGCCGCCGTGGTGGTCACCGGCAGAGCGCTGGCCCCGCGCTGGGCCGCCGCACACCTGCCCGCACTCCTGATCGCCTGGCTGCCCGGCGAGGCGGGGGGGTGCCCCTATGACTTTGGTCAAGGGGTGATCGGGGTTGGGGGTTGGTAG
- a CDS encoding RNA-binding S4 domain-containing protein, whose protein sequence is MASEDADENVHGDSGGPGGTAPAQDAGGSGTAGAQPLDPEIAAAVAAAEAAGAARGETVRIDSWIWAVRLIKTRSLGAAACRGGHVHVNGERVKPAYSVHVGDEVRLRHEGRERVVIVKRLIRKRVGAPVAVQCYVDNSPPPPPREAIAPAGLRDRGTGRPTKRDRRELERLRALRGSGGPLMGGPGGPGGGPQGPGGPGGRPRGR, encoded by the coding sequence ATGGCTTCCGAGGACGCGGACGAGAACGTGCACGGTGACAGCGGCGGGCCTGGCGGGACGGCTCCCGCCCAGGACGCCGGGGGTTCCGGAACCGCCGGCGCCCAGCCGCTCGATCCCGAGATCGCCGCCGCGGTGGCCGCCGCCGAGGCCGCCGGAGCGGCCCGGGGCGAGACCGTACGGATCGACAGCTGGATCTGGGCCGTCCGCCTGATCAAGACCCGTTCTCTGGGCGCGGCCGCCTGCCGTGGCGGGCACGTCCACGTCAACGGCGAGCGTGTGAAGCCCGCCTACTCCGTGCACGTCGGCGACGAGGTGCGGCTGCGGCACGAGGGCCGGGAACGGGTCGTGATCGTCAAGCGCCTGATCCGCAAGCGGGTCGGCGCTCCGGTGGCCGTCCAGTGCTATGTCGACAACTCCCCGCCTCCCCCGCCCCGCGAGGCCATCGCCCCCGCCGGCCTGCGCGACCGCGGCACCGGCCGCCCCACCAAGCGGGACCGCCGCGAGCTGGAGCGACTGCGCGCACTGCGCGGATCGGGCGGACCGCTGATGGGCGGACCTGGCGGGCCTGGCGGCGGGCCGCAAGGACCCGGCGGGCCGGGCGGGCGGCCGCGGGGCCGATAG
- a CDS encoding DoxX family protein gives MSETTAPVTSTSAVSGTARGRFARIALRAVQVLLALFYGIASALPKLIAHPSAVESFDKIGWGGVGMYTIGALELAGAVALLVPVLQSVAAVALSALMVGAFIVQLTVFDGQYAATPLILIVPLVLIAWARRGSNAELLRLLGAGRRA, from the coding sequence ATGTCCGAGACCACCGCTCCCGTCACTTCCACCTCCGCCGTTTCCGGGACCGCCCGTGGTCGGTTCGCCCGGATCGCCCTGCGTGCGGTGCAGGTGCTGCTCGCGCTCTTCTACGGGATCGCGAGCGCGCTGCCCAAGCTGATCGCGCACCCGTCGGCCGTCGAGTCCTTCGACAAGATCGGCTGGGGCGGTGTGGGCATGTACACCATCGGCGCGCTCGAACTGGCGGGCGCGGTCGCCCTGTTGGTGCCGGTGCTGCAGTCGGTGGCGGCGGTGGCGCTGAGCGCGCTCATGGTCGGCGCGTTCATCGTCCAGCTCACCGTCTTCGACGGTCAGTACGCGGCGACCCCGCTGATCCTGATCGTGCCGCTCGTCCTGATCGCCTGGGCCCGGCGCGGGAGCAACGCGGAACTGCTGCGGCTGCTGGGGGCGGGCCGACGGGCGTGA